A genomic segment from Syngnathus scovelli strain Florida chromosome 3, RoL_Ssco_1.2, whole genome shotgun sequence encodes:
- the LOC125994693 gene encoding UDP-glucuronosyltransferase 3A1-like isoform X2, translated as MCYVDRTTHTDWRADSRMTRISALRQTLAQERFHYSLFLNWKTIFGILAGDHRGTNDMGLVVWMCWLLALPLLQSAKILTVCLIGGSHYLLLDEISHNFHLHGHEVRMLLQLDNPVITGLSYAGRNGSYQTSTWSPGEDYIKQYNGWFLEQQAQFLLGRDSFNGFLNFMGHLSYQCDKLLGDSDQITFLQEQQYDIAILDAFNPCSFIIAHKLGVPYIAFYPGSLNGPLAIAIPASISSVPACSSQLSDRMDLWDRAKNLVYSLLNAVGQKIVWSIFKDVAERHLDSGSPPGGLDEFHQKAELWAFNTDFSLEFPQPLSPATVLTGGLLNKPAEPLEQDLDSWISSFGESGFIIVTLGSMVSSVSVDRLLVELVDAFSMIPQGVIWRYDRKLWPPHLSKPSNLLLVEWLPLNDLLGHDKVRLFITHGGQNSLLQAVYHAVPVLGIPLFGDQFDNVVRAEAKGLGLVISPTRITSKLLSSTIQNVIRNVSFKSAAMSLSRIHRSHPVPPALRLVQWVEHILHSGGGAHLKQASLQQWWYQRCLLDLLLIVLIGLTGSVLLCWIFCKSMMSKGDSKKTQ; from the exons ATGTGTTATGTGGACAGAACCACGCACACAGACTGGCGTGCCGACTCCCGAATGACAAGGATCAGCGCCTTAAG GCAGACACTCGCACAAGAACGCTTTCATTACAGTTTATTTTTGAACTGGAAGACTATTTTCGGGATTTTGGCTGGAGATCACCGTGGCACCAACGACATGGGGCTTGTGGTTTGGATGTGCTGGCTGCTGGCTCTCCCACTACTTCAGTCTGCCAAAATCCTAACGGTCTGCCTAATTG GAGGAAGCCACTACTTGTTACTTGACGAGATCTCCCATAACTTCCACCTCCATGGCCATGAGGTTCGCATGCTCCTACAACTGGACAACCCTGTCATCACAG GTTTGTCCTACGCCGGCCGCAATGGCAGCTACCAGACCAGCACTTGGTCCCCAGGAGAAGATTACATTAAACAATACAACGGGTGGTTCTTGGAACAGCAAGCACAATTTTTACTGGGCCG GGACAGCTTTAATGGCTTTTTGAATTTCATGGGTCACCTTTCTTATCAGTGCGACAAGCTCTTAGGGGACAGCGATCAAATCACATTCCTCCAGGAGCAGCAATATGACATCGCTATCCTGGATGCTTTTAATCCCTGCTCCTTCATCATAGCACATAAACTTG GTGTGCCCTACATCGCCTTCTATCCAGGCTCTCTGAACGGCCCCCTTGCCATTGCCATCCCTGCCTCCATCTCCTCAGTACCAGCTTGCAGCTCCCAGTTGTCGGACCGCATGGACCTCTGGGATCGTGCAAAGAACTTGGTCTACTCTCTCCTCAATGCTGTTG GTCAGAAAATTGTATGGTCCATTTTCAAGGATGTAGCCGAGCGCCACTTGGACTCAGGATCCCCGCCTGGTGGCCTGGATGAGTTCCACCAGAAGGCAGAACTCTGGGCCTTCAACACCGACTTTTCCCTGGAGTTCCCGCAGCCGCTTTCGCCTGCCACCGTGTTGACGGGGGGGCTCCTCAATAAACCTGCTGAGCCTCTGGAACAG GACCTTGACTCGTGGATCTCCAGTTTtggagagtcgggtttcatcatTGTGACCTTGGGATCCATGGTCTCTTCTGTGTCTGTGGACCGGCTTCTGGTGGAGCTAGTGGATGCCTTCTCCATGATCCCTCAGGGTGTGATCTGGAG GTACGACCGTAAGCTTTGGCCGCCTCATCTGAGTAAACCTTCCAATCTCCTCCTTGTGGAGTGGCTGCCTCTTAATGACTTGCTTG GACACGACAAGGTGCGCCTCTTCATCACCCACGGAGGTCAGAACagtcttcttcaggccgtgtatCATGCCGTTCCCGTGCTTGGCATCCCCCTGTTTGGAGATCAGTTTGACAACGTGGTGAGAGCTGAAGCAAAGGGCCTGGGCCTTGTCATCAGCCCTACGCGAATTACCAGCAAGCTCCTTAGCTCCACCATCCAAAACGTCATACGGAATGTCAG TTTCAAGTCGGCAGCTATGTCCCTCAGCCGCATCCACAGATCGCACCCCGTGCCCCCCGCGCTTCGACTTGTGCAGTGGGTGGAGCACATCCTGCACAGCGGAGGGGGGGCTCACCTAAAGCAGGCCTCATTGCAGCAGTGGTGGTACCAGAGATGCCTACTGGACCTACTTTTGATCGTCCTCATAGGTCTTACCGGGTCAGTTCTTCTCTGCTGGATTTTCTGCAAGAGCATGATGAGCAAAGGTGACAGCAAGAAAACACAATAG
- the LOC125994693 gene encoding UDP-glucuronosyltransferase 3A1-like isoform X1 has translation MCYVDRTTHTDWRADSRMTRISALRSELFHSFALTAKQSDTDITLAQERFHYSLFLNWKTIFGILAGDHRGTNDMGLVVWMCWLLALPLLQSAKILTVCLIGGSHYLLLDEISHNFHLHGHEVRMLLQLDNPVITGLSYAGRNGSYQTSTWSPGEDYIKQYNGWFLEQQAQFLLGRDSFNGFLNFMGHLSYQCDKLLGDSDQITFLQEQQYDIAILDAFNPCSFIIAHKLGVPYIAFYPGSLNGPLAIAIPASISSVPACSSQLSDRMDLWDRAKNLVYSLLNAVGQKIVWSIFKDVAERHLDSGSPPGGLDEFHQKAELWAFNTDFSLEFPQPLSPATVLTGGLLNKPAEPLEQDLDSWISSFGESGFIIVTLGSMVSSVSVDRLLVELVDAFSMIPQGVIWRYDRKLWPPHLSKPSNLLLVEWLPLNDLLGHDKVRLFITHGGQNSLLQAVYHAVPVLGIPLFGDQFDNVVRAEAKGLGLVISPTRITSKLLSSTIQNVIRNVSFKSAAMSLSRIHRSHPVPPALRLVQWVEHILHSGGGAHLKQASLQQWWYQRCLLDLLLIVLIGLTGSVLLCWIFCKSMMSKGDSKKTQ, from the exons ATGTGTTATGTGGACAGAACCACGCACACAGACTGGCGTGCCGACTCCCGAATGACAAGGATCAGCGCCTTAAGGTCGGAACTTTTCCATTCATTTGCACTGACAGCCAAGCAAAGTGACACAGACATT ACACTCGCACAAGAACGCTTTCATTACAGTTTATTTTTGAACTGGAAGACTATTTTCGGGATTTTGGCTGGAGATCACCGTGGCACCAACGACATGGGGCTTGTGGTTTGGATGTGCTGGCTGCTGGCTCTCCCACTACTTCAGTCTGCCAAAATCCTAACGGTCTGCCTAATTG GAGGAAGCCACTACTTGTTACTTGACGAGATCTCCCATAACTTCCACCTCCATGGCCATGAGGTTCGCATGCTCCTACAACTGGACAACCCTGTCATCACAG GTTTGTCCTACGCCGGCCGCAATGGCAGCTACCAGACCAGCACTTGGTCCCCAGGAGAAGATTACATTAAACAATACAACGGGTGGTTCTTGGAACAGCAAGCACAATTTTTACTGGGCCG GGACAGCTTTAATGGCTTTTTGAATTTCATGGGTCACCTTTCTTATCAGTGCGACAAGCTCTTAGGGGACAGCGATCAAATCACATTCCTCCAGGAGCAGCAATATGACATCGCTATCCTGGATGCTTTTAATCCCTGCTCCTTCATCATAGCACATAAACTTG GTGTGCCCTACATCGCCTTCTATCCAGGCTCTCTGAACGGCCCCCTTGCCATTGCCATCCCTGCCTCCATCTCCTCAGTACCAGCTTGCAGCTCCCAGTTGTCGGACCGCATGGACCTCTGGGATCGTGCAAAGAACTTGGTCTACTCTCTCCTCAATGCTGTTG GTCAGAAAATTGTATGGTCCATTTTCAAGGATGTAGCCGAGCGCCACTTGGACTCAGGATCCCCGCCTGGTGGCCTGGATGAGTTCCACCAGAAGGCAGAACTCTGGGCCTTCAACACCGACTTTTCCCTGGAGTTCCCGCAGCCGCTTTCGCCTGCCACCGTGTTGACGGGGGGGCTCCTCAATAAACCTGCTGAGCCTCTGGAACAG GACCTTGACTCGTGGATCTCCAGTTTtggagagtcgggtttcatcatTGTGACCTTGGGATCCATGGTCTCTTCTGTGTCTGTGGACCGGCTTCTGGTGGAGCTAGTGGATGCCTTCTCCATGATCCCTCAGGGTGTGATCTGGAG GTACGACCGTAAGCTTTGGCCGCCTCATCTGAGTAAACCTTCCAATCTCCTCCTTGTGGAGTGGCTGCCTCTTAATGACTTGCTTG GACACGACAAGGTGCGCCTCTTCATCACCCACGGAGGTCAGAACagtcttcttcaggccgtgtatCATGCCGTTCCCGTGCTTGGCATCCCCCTGTTTGGAGATCAGTTTGACAACGTGGTGAGAGCTGAAGCAAAGGGCCTGGGCCTTGTCATCAGCCCTACGCGAATTACCAGCAAGCTCCTTAGCTCCACCATCCAAAACGTCATACGGAATGTCAG TTTCAAGTCGGCAGCTATGTCCCTCAGCCGCATCCACAGATCGCACCCCGTGCCCCCCGCGCTTCGACTTGTGCAGTGGGTGGAGCACATCCTGCACAGCGGAGGGGGGGCTCACCTAAAGCAGGCCTCATTGCAGCAGTGGTGGTACCAGAGATGCCTACTGGACCTACTTTTGATCGTCCTCATAGGTCTTACCGGGTCAGTTCTTCTCTGCTGGATTTTCTGCAAGAGCATGATGAGCAAAGGTGACAGCAAGAAAACACAATAG
- the LOC125994693 gene encoding UDP-glucuronosyltransferase 3A1-like isoform X3 yields MGLVVWMCWLLALPLLQSAKILTVCLIGGSHYLLLDEISHNFHLHGHEVRMLLQLDNPVITGLSYAGRNGSYQTSTWSPGEDYIKQYNGWFLEQQAQFLLGRDSFNGFLNFMGHLSYQCDKLLGDSDQITFLQEQQYDIAILDAFNPCSFIIAHKLGVPYIAFYPGSLNGPLAIAIPASISSVPACSSQLSDRMDLWDRAKNLVYSLLNAVGQKIVWSIFKDVAERHLDSGSPPGGLDEFHQKAELWAFNTDFSLEFPQPLSPATVLTGGLLNKPAEPLEQDLDSWISSFGESGFIIVTLGSMVSSVSVDRLLVELVDAFSMIPQGVIWRYDRKLWPPHLSKPSNLLLVEWLPLNDLLGHDKVRLFITHGGQNSLLQAVYHAVPVLGIPLFGDQFDNVVRAEAKGLGLVISPTRITSKLLSSTIQNVIRNVSFKSAAMSLSRIHRSHPVPPALRLVQWVEHILHSGGGAHLKQASLQQWWYQRCLLDLLLIVLIGLTGSVLLCWIFCKSMMSKGDSKKTQ; encoded by the exons ATGGGGCTTGTGGTTTGGATGTGCTGGCTGCTGGCTCTCCCACTACTTCAGTCTGCCAAAATCCTAACGGTCTGCCTAATTG GAGGAAGCCACTACTTGTTACTTGACGAGATCTCCCATAACTTCCACCTCCATGGCCATGAGGTTCGCATGCTCCTACAACTGGACAACCCTGTCATCACAG GTTTGTCCTACGCCGGCCGCAATGGCAGCTACCAGACCAGCACTTGGTCCCCAGGAGAAGATTACATTAAACAATACAACGGGTGGTTCTTGGAACAGCAAGCACAATTTTTACTGGGCCG GGACAGCTTTAATGGCTTTTTGAATTTCATGGGTCACCTTTCTTATCAGTGCGACAAGCTCTTAGGGGACAGCGATCAAATCACATTCCTCCAGGAGCAGCAATATGACATCGCTATCCTGGATGCTTTTAATCCCTGCTCCTTCATCATAGCACATAAACTTG GTGTGCCCTACATCGCCTTCTATCCAGGCTCTCTGAACGGCCCCCTTGCCATTGCCATCCCTGCCTCCATCTCCTCAGTACCAGCTTGCAGCTCCCAGTTGTCGGACCGCATGGACCTCTGGGATCGTGCAAAGAACTTGGTCTACTCTCTCCTCAATGCTGTTG GTCAGAAAATTGTATGGTCCATTTTCAAGGATGTAGCCGAGCGCCACTTGGACTCAGGATCCCCGCCTGGTGGCCTGGATGAGTTCCACCAGAAGGCAGAACTCTGGGCCTTCAACACCGACTTTTCCCTGGAGTTCCCGCAGCCGCTTTCGCCTGCCACCGTGTTGACGGGGGGGCTCCTCAATAAACCTGCTGAGCCTCTGGAACAG GACCTTGACTCGTGGATCTCCAGTTTtggagagtcgggtttcatcatTGTGACCTTGGGATCCATGGTCTCTTCTGTGTCTGTGGACCGGCTTCTGGTGGAGCTAGTGGATGCCTTCTCCATGATCCCTCAGGGTGTGATCTGGAG GTACGACCGTAAGCTTTGGCCGCCTCATCTGAGTAAACCTTCCAATCTCCTCCTTGTGGAGTGGCTGCCTCTTAATGACTTGCTTG GACACGACAAGGTGCGCCTCTTCATCACCCACGGAGGTCAGAACagtcttcttcaggccgtgtatCATGCCGTTCCCGTGCTTGGCATCCCCCTGTTTGGAGATCAGTTTGACAACGTGGTGAGAGCTGAAGCAAAGGGCCTGGGCCTTGTCATCAGCCCTACGCGAATTACCAGCAAGCTCCTTAGCTCCACCATCCAAAACGTCATACGGAATGTCAG TTTCAAGTCGGCAGCTATGTCCCTCAGCCGCATCCACAGATCGCACCCCGTGCCCCCCGCGCTTCGACTTGTGCAGTGGGTGGAGCACATCCTGCACAGCGGAGGGGGGGCTCACCTAAAGCAGGCCTCATTGCAGCAGTGGTGGTACCAGAGATGCCTACTGGACCTACTTTTGATCGTCCTCATAGGTCTTACCGGGTCAGTTCTTCTCTGCTGGATTTTCTGCAAGAGCATGATGAGCAAAGGTGACAGCAAGAAAACACAATAG
- the LOC125994696 gene encoding chronophin-like, producing MAATIGLKACRKIRGAQIRGLLEAKDYILFDCDGVLWHGEKAVAGAAQVVNSLMSRGKNVVFVTNNSTRPREKYVHKFYRLGFTAVALEHIFSSSYCSALYLRDVAKLRGQVFVVGCDGLRDELREAGIPCVEEVDEPDATIYDCALATDVKAVLVGHDDKLTFLKLAKASCYLKDPNCLFLATDNDPWHPLSSGRILPGSGSLMAALEVASGRKATVIGKPSRYMFECISRQFPDMDPTQCLMVGDRLETDMVFGSNCGLDTMLTLTGVSQMDEAHQYGNSEVDQSLVPDYVVDTIADFLPAFEEEEQSN from the exons ATGGCGGCTACAATTGGCCTCAAAGCCTGCCGGAAGATTCGCGGTGCGCAGATACGAGGTCTCCTGGAGGCGAAGGACTACATCCTGTTCGACTGCGACGGGGTCCTGTGGCACGGTGAGAAGGCCgtggcgggcgcggcccaggTGGTCAACTCGCTCATGAGTCGGGGCAAAAACGTCGTGTTCGTCACCAACAACTCGACCAGGCCGCGCGAGAAGTACGTCCACAAATTCTACCGGCTGGGCTTTACTGCTGTCGCCCTGGAGCATATCTTCAGCTCGTCCTATTGCTCGGCCCTCTACCTGCGGGATGTGGCCAAGCTCCGTGGCCAGGTGTTCGTCGTTGGTTGCGACGGGCTCCGGGACGAGCTCCGGGAGGCGGGAATCCCTTGCGTGGAGGAGGTGGACGAGCCGGACGCCACCATTTACGATTGCGCCCTGGCCACAGACGTCAAGGCGGTGCTGGTGGGCCACGATGACAAACTGACTTTCCTCAAGCTGGCCAAGGCGTCGTGCTACCTGAAGGACCCGAACTGCTTGTTCCTGGCTACCGACAACGACCCCTGGCACCCGCTGTCGAGCGGAAGGATTTTGCCAG GTTCCGGGTCCCTCATGGCAGCCCTGGAGGTGGCATCGGGCCGCAAGGCCACGGTGATCGGCAAGCCAAGTCGCTACATGTTCGAGTGCATCTCCAGACAGTTCCCGGACATGGACCCGACCCAGTGCCTAATGGTGGGTGACCGCCTAGAGACTGACATGGTGTTCGGCTCAAACTGCGGCCTGGACACCATGCTCACCCTCACTGGGGTGTCCCAGATGGATGAGGCCCACCAGTACGGGAATAGTGAGGTGGACCAGAGCCTGGTGCCAGACTATGTGGTAGACACCATCGCTGATTTCTTGCCCGCATTTGAGGAGGAAGAGCAGAGCAACTGA
- the LOC125994698 gene encoding centrosomal protein of 78 kDa-like gives MQKSTVSNQRNKAASNVRVTFASDSEEEEDGDEEEGPAIMMSDPRPSNESQQDSSIARQMDRMQMALQECRLRLGEERRARLKAESLVREFELENARLRDNISLSKALATVGSPDLSALEDEDVLESIERSFAKFHAFLDLVNDAGLGQIASMAGIDKSDFSPLGRPQLSSTLGHVGQLNGVASGQRHSRDIQVQDLTLYFT, from the exons ATGCAAAAGAGCACAGTTTCCAATCAACGCAACAAG GCTGCGTCCAATGTGAGGGTAACATTTGCGTCTGAttcggaggaagaggaggacggtGATGAGGAAGAGGGCCCGGCAATTATGATGAGTGATCCAAGGCCATCTAATGAAAGCCAACAGGACAGCAGCATTGCACGGCAAATGGATCGTATGCAG ATGGCGCTACAGGAATGTCGTTTGAGATTGGGAGAGGAGCGCAGGGCCAGACTAAAAGCTGAGTCTTTAGTCAGAGAG TTTGAGTTGGAGAACGCTCGTCTTCGTGATAACATCTCCCTGTCTAAGGCCCTCGCGACTGTGGGCTCACCAGACCTCAGCGCCCTGGAAGACGAGGACGTGCTGGAGAGCATCGAGCGCTCGTTCGCCAAGTTCCACGCTTTCCTGGATCTCGTCAATGATGCTGG CCTAGGTCAGATAGCATCTATGGCCGGCATTGACAAGTCAGATTTCTCGCCTTTGGGAAGACCGcagctctcttccactctgggacACGTGGGCCAACTGAATGGAGTAGCATCCGGTCAACGTCATTCTCGTGATATTCAGGTGCAAGATTTAACATTATACTTTACATAA
- the LOC125994700 gene encoding cysteine dioxygenase type 1-like has protein sequence MPKSLQELIQKLHEIFQHNNVNVDEVRELMESYRSNPKDWKQYAMFDKLRYTRNLVDEGNGKFNLIILCWGEGQGSSIHDHSNSHCFMKMLQGELKETQFDWPKEEGGDMTERSHRTLENNSVAYINDSIGLHRVENASHTEGSVSLHLYSPPFQTCKVFDQRTSHTTEAKMTFWSKYGERTPFETTASKENN, from the exons ATGCCAAAAAGTCTGCAGGAGCTGATCCAAAAGCTGCATGAGATCTTTCAACACAACAATGTCAACGTGGATGAGGTGCGGGAACTCATGGAGTCATACAGGAGCAACCCTAAGGACTGGAAGCAATACGCCATGTTTGATAAACTCAG ATACACGAGGAACTTGGTGGATGAAGGCAATGGGAAGTTCAACCTGATCATCTTGTGTTGGGGAGAAGGCCAAGGAAG TAGTATACACGACCACTCCAATTCCCACTGCTTCATGAAGATGCTCCAGGGCGAGCTCAAGGAGACTCAATTCGACTGGCCCAAGGAGGAAGGCGGGGACATGACTGAGAGGTCACACAGGACCCTGGAAAACAACTCTGTGGCCTACATAAATG actcAATTGGCCTACACCGTGTGGAGAACGCAAGCCACACGGAGGGTTCGGTCAGTTTGCACCTCTACAGCCCACCTTTCCAGACGTGTAAAGTCTTTGACCAGCGCACCAGCCACACAACCGAAGCCAAGATGACCTTCTGGAGCAAATATGGAGAGAGGACACCATTT GAGACCACAGCATCAAAGGAGAACAACTAG